In one Solanum lycopersicum chromosome 11, SLM_r2.1 genomic region, the following are encoded:
- the LOC101254162 gene encoding large ribosomal subunit protein eL30 — translation MVAAKKTKKTHESINNRLALVMKSGKYTLGYKTVLKTLRNSKGKLIIIANNCPPLRKSEIEYYAMLAKVGVHHYNGNNVDLGTACGKYYRVCCLSIIDPGDSDIIKSMPGDQ, via the exons ATGGTTGCCGCCAAGAAAACT AAGAAGACCCATGAGAGCATTAACAATAGGCTTGCTCTAGTTATGAAGAGCGGCAAGTATACTTTGGGTTATAAGACTGTTCTTAAGACTCTTAGAAACTCCAAAG GAAAGCTTATTATCATTGCCAACAACTGCCCTCCTCTCAGGAAGTCTGAGATTGAGTATTATGCTATGTTGGCAAAGGTTGGAGTCCACCACTACAACGGAA ACAATGTAGACTTGGGGACGGCTTGTGGTAAATACTACAGGGTCTGTTGCCTCAGCATCATTGATCCAG GTGATTCTGATATCATTAAGAGCATGCCTGGTGACCAGTGA